The following proteins come from a genomic window of Frankia casuarinae:
- a CDS encoding DUF4012 domain-containing protein: MTDSPPGERTGSAPGLDPVVLDPVPDLDRVPDLLTRAPVGGRDVGGRDVGGRDVGGRDVGGGAEARAGQHRVGRGRRRHRGRRARYRRLAAGVATALVVLVAMTAWVVVRGVLAKSRLDEARQRIAVLQRQVLSGDFPREAELRSQIEQIRRRATAARALTSDPVWSAFGRLPVAGCPMRSAATLIREVDAAAGTSLPAVADLGPSLDPRVLRQRMTINVRALAAVRRPAERSFNALSALRAAAENVPDCGWAGRVSGIADARAEMIDRSRRLAGALDTVVLAARVGPEMLGGGGVRRYLLIVQNPAESRANGGIIGGFGLLTAEHGRLSIDGISGNGALPGGPTQQRPATGLPVPFAARYGAFWPDRIWANINLTPDYPMAGRLYSAFYRAGTGLDVDGTISLDPTTLSYLLAASRPAVLPDGTSVAAGHLVDLVESRVYGEIMDAAARDRFFAQVGQAVYAAVESGAGDTTKLVTALGRAAREGRLEISSNHAEEQRILSSTALGGALPDAPGPFLGVVTQNATASKLDYWLRRQTTYRMQRQPNGAGLATITIRLTNAAPGGLPAYVRHRQDLKDAAGNLRAQNNLWLSVYTGRGSWLVAARLDGVPIGLAGGSESGHPVLSTYLTVDRGQTRTLEIKVREPVGGPALTVRPQPLPVAERLEVQGLPVVPPWSSQGSSQTQN; this comes from the coding sequence ATGACGGATTCGCCACCGGGGGAGAGAACCGGGTCCGCTCCGGGCCTGGATCCGGTGGTCCTGGATCCGGTTCCGGACCTGGACCGGGTTCCGGACCTGCTCACGCGGGCGCCCGTGGGTGGGCGGGACGTGGGTGGGCGGGACGTGGGTGGGCGGGACGTGGGTGGGCGGGACGTGGGTGGAGGTGCTGAGGCCAGGGCGGGGCAGCACCGCGTCGGCCGTGGTCGCCGGCGTCACCGTGGTCGCCGAGCCCGGTACCGCCGGCTGGCCGCCGGGGTCGCGACGGCCCTCGTTGTGCTGGTGGCGATGACCGCCTGGGTGGTCGTGCGCGGAGTGCTGGCCAAGTCCCGTCTCGACGAGGCCAGGCAGCGGATCGCCGTCCTGCAGCGGCAGGTTCTGAGCGGAGACTTTCCCCGCGAGGCCGAGCTGCGATCGCAGATCGAGCAGATCCGGCGGCGGGCCACCGCTGCGCGGGCCCTGACCTCGGATCCGGTGTGGTCGGCGTTCGGGCGGCTGCCCGTCGCTGGCTGCCCGATGCGCTCGGCGGCGACGCTGATCCGAGAGGTGGACGCGGCCGCCGGCACCAGCCTGCCGGCCGTGGCCGACCTGGGTCCCTCCCTCGATCCGCGGGTGCTGCGCCAGCGTATGACGATCAATGTCCGGGCGCTCGCCGCGGTCCGCCGCCCGGCCGAGCGATCCTTCAACGCCCTCTCCGCGTTGCGGGCGGCGGCGGAGAACGTACCGGACTGCGGATGGGCCGGGCGGGTCAGCGGCATCGCCGACGCCCGCGCCGAGATGATCGATCGGAGCCGGCGCCTGGCCGGTGCGCTGGACACCGTTGTTCTGGCCGCCCGGGTCGGTCCCGAGATGCTCGGCGGGGGCGGTGTCCGTCGCTACCTGCTGATCGTCCAGAACCCGGCCGAGTCCCGCGCCAACGGGGGGATCATCGGTGGGTTCGGCCTGCTGACCGCGGAGCACGGGCGGCTGTCCATCGACGGCATCTCGGGCAACGGTGCTCTGCCGGGAGGCCCCACCCAGCAGCGACCGGCGACGGGGCTGCCGGTCCCGTTCGCGGCCCGTTACGGCGCCTTCTGGCCCGACCGTATCTGGGCGAATATCAACCTGACCCCCGACTATCCGATGGCCGGCAGGCTCTACAGCGCGTTCTACCGGGCCGGCACGGGCCTCGACGTCGACGGCACGATCAGCCTCGACCCCACGACGTTGTCGTATCTTCTCGCCGCGAGCCGGCCCGCGGTGCTCCCCGACGGCACGTCGGTGGCCGCGGGGCACCTGGTCGATCTCGTCGAGTCGCGCGTCTATGGCGAGATCATGGACGCGGCCGCCCGCGACCGCTTCTTCGCCCAGGTCGGTCAGGCCGTCTATGCGGCCGTGGAGTCGGGAGCCGGCGACACGACGAAGCTGGTGACCGCGCTGGGACGGGCCGCTCGCGAGGGTCGGCTGGAAATATCCAGCAACCACGCCGAGGAGCAGCGGATTCTTTCGTCCACGGCGCTGGGTGGTGCGCTGCCGGACGCGCCTGGGCCGTTTCTCGGGGTCGTCACCCAGAACGCGACGGCGAGCAAGCTGGACTACTGGCTACGGCGGCAGACCACCTACCGCATGCAGCGGCAGCCGAACGGCGCCGGCCTGGCGACGATCACGATCCGGCTCACCAACGCCGCCCCCGGCGGGCTGCCGGCCTATGTGCGCCACCGGCAGGATCTCAAGGATGCCGCTGGGAATCTCCGGGCGCAGAACAATCTCTGGCTCTCGGTGTACACGGGCCGAGGCAGCTGGCTCGTCGCTGCCCGGCTCGACGGTGTGCCCATCGGCCTCGCCGGCGGTTCCGAGTCCGGGCATCCCGTGCTCTCCACCTATCTCACCGTCGATCGCGGCCAGACCCGGACCCTGGAAATCAAGGTCCGGGAGCCGGTAGGCGGCCCGGCACTCACCGTGCGTCCACAGCCGTTGCCCGTCGCGGAGCGCCTGGAGGTGCAGGGGCTACCGGTCGTCCCTCCCTGGTCATCCCAAGGGTCGTCCCAAACCCAGAACTGA
- a CDS encoding polysaccharide biosynthesis tyrosine autokinase — MELRDYVRVLRRSWTIMIAGVVLGGLLAAMATWRTTKEYAASVTMVVSSPDRGAGAASAYQGGLLSQQRVKSYADLVASERVATAVIARLHLHATPEALRAQISAHAVPDTVLLQAVVRDSDPRRAMIIADAVGETFSTTIAKIETPSADEPPSVRVTVWEHAKLPVSPVSPQPIRNLALGALLGLIVGSAAGIVRYRLDTSVSSEDDARETTELPNLAVIGYDGAADRHPLIINAKPRSARAEAFRQLRTNLQFVEVDTGPRSILVSSAVPGEGKTTVACNLAITLAQGGARVCLIEGDLRRPSFGEYLGVESAAGLTSVLIGAADLDDVLQPWGEGRVGEGRVEVLASGPIPPNPSELLGSKGMAGLINLLSARFDILLVDAPPLLPVTDAAVLATRVEGVLLVTRAGRTRREHLRRAVEALRAVDARMIGTVLNMVPVKGPDAYDYGPGDGYVSRGRHARTSSPRTLEIPAPDSGVRPAWPVTSPPSLPSPAPSSPAPASPASAVTPVPAATARLGIADGGDESSSARDPLPDGATTVPSATTVPSATTVPSAMTVPSATTVPSGGPHVRVPAARGSAEEIISVGGRTPRGTDPAGGTTPDDNGATRPPSSP, encoded by the coding sequence GTGGAGCTGCGCGACTACGTCCGTGTTCTGCGCCGAAGCTGGACGATCATGATCGCCGGCGTGGTCCTCGGCGGGCTGCTGGCCGCCATGGCGACCTGGCGAACGACGAAAGAGTACGCCGCCTCGGTGACGATGGTCGTCTCCTCGCCGGACAGGGGCGCCGGAGCCGCCTCGGCCTACCAGGGAGGCCTGCTCTCCCAGCAACGCGTCAAGTCCTATGCCGACCTGGTGGCCAGCGAGCGGGTGGCGACGGCCGTGATCGCACGCCTGCACCTGCACGCGACTCCGGAGGCCCTGCGGGCCCAGATCAGCGCGCACGCCGTCCCGGACACCGTGCTGCTCCAGGCCGTCGTGCGCGATTCCGACCCGAGACGAGCCATGATCATCGCAGATGCTGTCGGTGAGACGTTCTCCACCACCATTGCGAAGATCGAGACGCCGTCGGCCGACGAACCACCCTCCGTGCGGGTGACTGTCTGGGAACACGCGAAGCTGCCCGTCTCGCCCGTCTCGCCCCAGCCGATCCGCAACCTCGCGCTCGGAGCGCTGCTCGGGCTGATCGTCGGCAGCGCCGCCGGGATCGTCCGATACCGCCTCGACACGAGCGTGTCCAGTGAGGACGACGCCCGTGAGACGACCGAGCTGCCCAACCTCGCCGTCATCGGCTACGACGGTGCCGCCGACCGGCATCCCCTCATCATCAACGCCAAGCCCCGCTCGGCCCGGGCGGAGGCGTTCCGCCAGCTGCGGACCAACCTGCAGTTCGTCGAGGTGGACACCGGACCTCGATCGATCCTGGTGAGCAGTGCGGTCCCCGGCGAGGGCAAGACCACCGTGGCCTGCAACCTCGCGATCACCCTGGCGCAGGGCGGTGCGCGGGTCTGCCTGATCGAGGGGGACCTGCGACGGCCGTCGTTCGGCGAGTACCTCGGGGTCGAGTCCGCCGCCGGGCTCACCTCGGTCCTCATCGGCGCCGCGGACCTCGACGACGTCCTGCAGCCCTGGGGGGAGGGTCGGGTCGGGGAGGGGCGCGTAGAGGTCCTCGCCAGCGGCCCCATCCCGCCGAATCCCAGCGAGCTGCTCGGCTCCAAGGGCATGGCCGGACTCATCAACCTGCTGTCCGCCCGCTTCGACATCCTCCTGGTCGACGCCCCGCCCCTGCTACCGGTGACTGACGCGGCCGTGCTCGCCACCCGGGTCGAGGGGGTTCTGCTGGTGACGCGGGCCGGGCGGACCCGCCGCGAGCACCTCCGGCGGGCCGTCGAGGCGCTGCGGGCGGTCGACGCCCGGATGATCGGCACCGTGCTGAACATGGTGCCGGTCAAGGGACCCGACGCCTACGACTACGGCCCGGGCGACGGTTACGTGTCACGCGGCCGGCACGCCAGGACCTCCTCGCCCCGAACCCTGGAGATCCCGGCGCCCGATTCCGGGGTCCGGCCTGCTTGGCCGGTCACCTCGCCTCCGTCGCTGCCGTCACCGGCTCCTTCTTCTCCGGCTCCTGCTTCTCCGGCTTCGGCCGTGACGCCGGTTCCCGCCGCCACGGCGCGTCTCGGGATAGCCGACGGTGGCGACGAGTCGAGCTCGGCGCGGGACCCGCTGCCCGACGGCGCCACGACTGTCCCGAGCGCCACGACTGTCCCGAGCGCCACGACTGTCCCGAGCGCCATGACTGTCCCGAGCGCCACGACTGTCCCGAGCGGCGGACCGCACGTCAGGGTGCCGGCGGCACGCGGATCGGCCGAGGAGATCATCTCCGTCGGTGGAAGGACACCGCGCGGTACGGACCCGGCTGGCGGGACGACGCCGGATGACAACGGCGCGACCCGGCCGCCGTCCTCCCCATGA
- a CDS encoding nucleoside-diphosphate sugar epimerase/dehydratase, which yields MWRRRVDGVGHGRWTAHIARRVSRLNLRQRVGLQITLDSAALVLGLISAQIGRLDFTLGALSDLGFWVICTLAVCVLHFLGTALHLYLGRYRFGGFEEVLGLLVSVLLTVVSVAVVIAAFGSPRPVPLSVPPLGGAVALVVMFGIRYLWRLTEEHLRRPSREHAEPLLVFGAGDGAERVLAAMLRTRNSPYYPVALLDDDPSTHNLQLLGVRVRGGRERIGAVAESTGARTLLVAIPSADGPLLREISAIAEGAGLTVKVLPRVADLIDGRVGVGDIRDLDLADLLGRRQIRTDMSAAASYLAGRRVLVTGAGGSIGSELCRQISGYGPAELIMLDRDESALRAVQLSISGRAMLDDDAIVLGDIRDIDLMTTLFTERRPEVVFHAAALKHLPLLERFPGESVKTNVWGTLTILETAVACGVDRLVNISTDKAANPTSALGYSKRITERLTACLARRARGTLVSVRFGNVLGSNGSVLTVFAGQLAAGGPITVTHPEVTRYFMTIHEAVQLVLQAGALGSPGEALVLDMGEPVRIADVAARLVARENRPIEIVYTGLGPGEKLHEELLGAGEDDHRPHHPLISHVDVPALDPTHALALDPWAPPEEVLAELAALAGADAAADEVPAGADRPGDGGATAGGPLAAADVTGRIPVQPTASNHQPHPAR from the coding sequence ATGTGGAGACGTAGAGTAGACGGAGTGGGTCATGGTCGGTGGACAGCGCACATCGCACGGCGCGTCTCCCGGCTCAACCTCCGTCAGCGGGTCGGCCTGCAGATCACTCTGGACAGTGCGGCGCTGGTCCTGGGCCTCATCTCGGCCCAGATCGGCCGCCTGGACTTCACGCTCGGCGCGCTGAGCGATCTCGGCTTCTGGGTCATCTGCACGCTCGCCGTCTGCGTGCTCCACTTCCTGGGCACCGCCCTGCACCTCTACCTGGGGCGCTACCGCTTCGGCGGCTTCGAGGAGGTCCTCGGCCTGCTCGTGTCGGTCCTGCTCACGGTCGTCAGCGTGGCCGTCGTCATCGCCGCGTTCGGCTCCCCGAGACCCGTCCCGCTGAGCGTGCCGCCACTGGGCGGCGCGGTGGCCCTGGTCGTGATGTTCGGCATCCGCTACCTCTGGCGGCTGACCGAGGAACACCTCCGTCGGCCGAGCAGGGAGCACGCCGAACCGCTCCTCGTGTTCGGCGCCGGTGACGGGGCTGAACGGGTACTGGCGGCCATGCTGCGCACCCGGAACAGTCCTTACTACCCGGTCGCGCTGCTCGACGACGACCCGAGCACACACAACCTCCAGCTACTCGGGGTCCGGGTACGTGGTGGCCGGGAGCGAATCGGCGCCGTCGCCGAGTCGACCGGGGCCAGGACCCTGCTCGTGGCGATCCCCAGCGCTGACGGCCCACTGCTGCGGGAGATCAGCGCAATCGCCGAGGGCGCCGGGCTGACCGTGAAGGTGCTTCCCCGCGTCGCGGACCTGATCGACGGGCGGGTCGGCGTCGGGGACATCCGCGACCTCGACCTCGCCGACCTCCTCGGCCGGCGGCAGATCCGCACCGACATGTCCGCCGCCGCGAGCTACCTCGCGGGCCGACGGGTGCTCGTGACGGGGGCGGGCGGATCGATCGGTTCGGAGCTGTGCCGTCAGATCTCCGGCTACGGGCCGGCCGAACTGATCATGCTGGACCGGGACGAGTCGGCACTGCGCGCGGTGCAGCTGTCGATCTCCGGCCGGGCGATGCTCGACGACGACGCCATCGTGCTGGGCGACATCCGCGACATCGACCTGATGACCACGCTGTTCACGGAGCGCCGGCCCGAGGTCGTCTTCCACGCCGCCGCGCTCAAACACCTCCCGCTGCTCGAACGCTTCCCCGGCGAGTCGGTGAAGACCAACGTCTGGGGCACTCTGACGATCCTGGAGACGGCCGTGGCCTGCGGCGTCGACCGGCTGGTCAACATCTCCACGGACAAGGCGGCGAACCCGACGAGCGCCCTCGGCTACTCGAAGCGGATCACCGAGCGGCTCACCGCGTGCCTCGCCCGCCGGGCCCGCGGAACGCTGGTCAGCGTCCGGTTCGGCAACGTCCTGGGCAGCAACGGCTCCGTCCTGACCGTCTTCGCCGGCCAGCTGGCCGCCGGCGGGCCGATCACCGTCACCCACCCCGAGGTCACCCGGTACTTCATGACCATCCACGAGGCGGTGCAACTGGTCCTGCAGGCCGGGGCGCTGGGATCACCCGGCGAGGCCCTCGTGCTCGACATGGGCGAGCCGGTGCGCATCGCGGACGTGGCCGCCCGGCTCGTGGCTCGGGAGAACCGGCCGATCGAGATCGTCTACACCGGGCTCGGCCCCGGCGAGAAGCTCCATGAGGAGCTCCTCGGTGCGGGCGAGGACGACCATCGACCACACCACCCGCTGATCTCGCACGTGGACGTGCCCGCCCTGGACCCGACCCACGCCCTCGCCCTCGATCCCTGGGCCCCGCCGGAGGAGGTGCTGGCCGAACTCGCGGCCCTCGCCGGCGCGGACGCCGCGGCGGACGAGGTCCCGGCAGGCGCGGACCGACCCGGGGACGGGGGCGCGACCGCAGGCGGACCCCTGGCCGCCGCGGACGTGACCGGGCGGATTCCCGTCCAGCCCACGGCGTCCAACCATCAACCGCATCCGGCCCGGTGA
- a CDS encoding NAD-dependent epimerase/dehydratase family protein: MVKVVVTGGAGFIGAHLTRALLAAGTEVVVIDDLSTGALSNLAGLPAELVVGSVTDRTLVEQACTGASSIVHLAARPSVERSLLDPMATHAVNATGTLTVLGVAHRAETHVVVVSSSSVYGDRSAAGDRSAAAGAGPLSPSAGTPCLPRSPFAASKLAAEGYALSYQASFGLPVLTVRLFDVFGPYQSAGHAYAAVVPTFIEAALAGRPLTVRGDGRQTRDFIPVELVTGMLCDAVCRRLTHPHPVDIGSGTRTDLLTLIARLEEILGRRLVVEHAAPRPGEIWDSQADTTTMRSLFPDVTGADLTTALAATVTWYADRLGADRAGPPAAGPPDAMLPASAVHGDRD, from the coding sequence ATGGTGAAGGTAGTCGTGACGGGTGGGGCCGGCTTCATCGGGGCCCACCTGACCAGAGCGCTCCTCGCGGCAGGCACGGAGGTCGTCGTGATCGACGATCTCAGTACCGGGGCGCTGTCGAATCTCGCGGGGCTGCCGGCCGAGCTCGTCGTCGGCAGCGTGACCGACCGGACGCTCGTCGAACAGGCGTGCACCGGGGCGTCGAGCATCGTGCATCTGGCTGCCCGGCCGTCGGTCGAACGGTCGTTGCTCGACCCGATGGCCACCCACGCGGTGAACGCGACCGGCACCCTGACGGTGCTCGGCGTCGCCCACCGGGCCGAGACGCACGTCGTCGTCGTGTCCTCCTCATCGGTTTATGGTGACCGGTCGGCCGCTGGCGATCGGTCGGCCGCCGCTGGCGCGGGTCCGCTGTCGCCCTCGGCGGGCACCCCGTGCCTTCCGCGCAGTCCCTTCGCGGCCTCGAAGCTCGCCGCCGAGGGATATGCGCTGTCCTACCAGGCCAGTTTCGGTCTGCCGGTGCTCACGGTCAGGCTGTTCGACGTGTTCGGCCCGTACCAGTCCGCCGGGCACGCGTACGCGGCCGTGGTGCCGACCTTCATCGAGGCCGCGTTGGCCGGCCGGCCGCTGACGGTGCGCGGGGACGGCCGGCAGACGCGCGATTTCATCCCTGTCGAGCTGGTCACCGGGATGCTGTGCGATGCGGTGTGCCGCCGGCTGACCCATCCACACCCGGTCGACATCGGGTCCGGGACCCGTACCGATCTGCTCACCCTGATCGCCCGGCTGGAGGAGATTCTCGGCCGGCGGCTGGTCGTCGAGCACGCTGCGCCCCGGCCCGGGGAGATCTGGGACTCCCAGGCGGACACGACGACGATGCGTTCGCTGTTCCCGGACGTGACCGGGGCGGATCTCACCACCGCGTTGGCGGCAACCGTGACCTGGTACGCCGACCGGCTGGGGGCGGACCGCGCCGGGCCGCCAGCCGCCGGGCCGCCGGACGCGATGCTGCCCGCGTCCGCCGTCCACGGTGACCGGGATTGA